The genomic DNA CGTAAAACTTACGAAtgataatttcaacttcaccatttggaactcctAGTTTAATATTTTCTATGTGAACATCAAACCTCCATCAAGGAAATACAAgaccgggaatatcgtatcaattgggagatatacattccgtatgcaggcgctgatGCTCTGTTGCTAGTTAAAATGGACAAACCCCAATTTGGAAACTgcaatcatctcttttgtcgtaacgttttgttttcaaccgaccctcattgtcgaTTTCTAGATGCACGTCAAGATTTGAGGCCGAcctaactgtatctgttgtatcggtttattttcaagttcgatggaaattttattttatgaaaccACGCAacaccaactctttcaatttgtcctATAGTTTGGAGTTGGGAATACTTTATGTCATGTGTAGAAAGGTCAAATATAGTAATACTATTGCATGATGGCGAGTCTAAGAGTGAATGTACTATAAAAGATCTTTGGATGTTTTAGTATTCACATCTGTATCAAGCCACCTCTTAAATAGGCAGTTTACAATAATTTTGAAGTTCGGCTTTGATTCATGATAAAATTCGCACCAGATTCAGGTTAACTGCCATAAAAAGCACAACactttgagaaaaaaacatcattaagTGTTAGTAGTCATTTTTTTATGCTGTCACTAAAATATCAGGAGAGTGATTAGGAAATATTACACACATCAATCTTACTTTTTTGTTAACAATAGCCGAAGAGAAGATCCTAATAGGTGATTTTACTGGCGACTACAACGACAACAAAAGATGACAAccaatatcttttttatattgaaatggaCACGAAGGCAAGTTATACACACGGTAAGAACCACCTTGTGAAATCGATTGATGACATGAGAATCAATATAATCAATGTAAATCTTTACATTTGCACTGTTCGATTGCTGTTCGTGTAAGATCAGAGAATTAAACcaaaagtgaaataacaaaaaaaaacgaaccATGGGGAAGGTTCTCAACGGAAATTCTCTCcgcaaatgtcaaaattaatatctcaaacatcaaacaaatgcaCAAAAAGTGTCACATTTATGACTTGGTATAGACATtttctatcaagaaaattacGGATTAAACCTGCTTTTATAGCTAGgtgaacctctcacttgtataacagcagtattaaattttaagtGTTTGTAAATCATTGTTTTGTGTCCGTCTGGTTCGTGGTAGTAAAATAATTGAggttgtttacctttataagTAGTACGTAAAGTAACATATCAATGTAACACATTGAGTAACAATAAGATCtcaacaaaaacataaactaGATAAACGATATGACAACAATATTTACCAGCATTTCCATTATAATTTGCAATAGTGAGTACATAGTTTGTAGCTTCATTGCCTACGACAAACGTATCGTATTCAGCATACCGCATCTCACCGTTCCAGTCTTCAAGATCAATTCGTAGTTTGTAGTTACCTGTAGATAGGATCTTATGTAAATTATCATTCCCtgcaaatacaaaaacaattctAACATACTGTGCTTAATTTTATCTACTATCTTAAAAGCATACACACTCACACAAACAAGGCTGACCGATGTTCCGATCtcatttattaatttacatgaagaaacaaagaaaacgcAATTGCTCCAAACATGCAACGTGTACAAAGATTGGTCGCAGTAGTGacataaacatacaaaataagaacTGCATGTGTGCATAAACCATAGAGAATTATAAGAGGTATTCCTTTCAtcgttttacaaaaaaaaacattagtacAAATATTGCcatatcaatttatatttatcaatgtaTACAGAACACGtttcataaagaaaaaaaaagatttgataaaaggtaatccaaataattgaaattatgaTTACCGTCTCAGCGCAAGAACTTTTCACTTTCAGTACCATGTTAgtttgtaaacatatatttgaatGCTCTTAATAACTAGTATTGGGCATGTCTACACATTGACATCCGTTGTCGTATATTCTAAAAGCGgaaatagttttcttttttttttaaaacatgaaagtCTGCACAGGGAAATTTCATGCACGTATCTCAAACGAGCTTATACGTGAATTTACGAAAACTGATTTCACATGAGTTTCTCGTGAATTTCATAATTACGAgaatcaaatgaattatttaGCACATATTCACAGGAATTTTCAAAACCAAgtttattcaaataacatttaaatctttaaaagtagatcaattttattcaaataacatttaaatctttaaatttgatcatgtttattcaaatgacatataaatctttacatttgataaaaaacaagaaaaaagcaatttttttgggttaaattcatataaaaatgtgAACGTTATTTCAAGTATAAATCGTGAATTTCATAGTTAATTGTCATCTAAGGTTTACGTCAGAGTCGTGAGCTTTAAAAGATAACGAGAAATTGCCTGCTTGGTGGTTTTTAATAGAccatttgaaattcaaatgcaATCATGCTTTCAATCCATTTCAAAAATAGTTTTCATTAACCAATTCAtataagaaataatatttttgaaacaaacattcattattttctttttgattagTTGGCTTGttaatgtatatgttacagtaaataggtgaaattaggaattacacgtaattagttaacatttcagtaaatactTACATTTTCCCGCGTTTCAACGAATAGCGGGAAACATTTGTATTAACGATGCGTATGAATTTTCTTATTTAGTCACGTGAAAATTTTCAAGTGCGGGAAAATATTTCGAAAGCCTTCACTTTCTACCCAACAGTCGTAGTGTCAAGATGGACACCGGGTTAGATTCTCCGATTCGGGAAGCCATTGCAAACGAGGTAAAAGTGTCATCGCTAGTTCTCAGCAGGACATGTTGAACAATATGAGCGCAATGATGGACTCAAGATTGAATCGTTTACAATCCAACATTCAACAGTCTCAGTTTGATATTTCCAACGCACAGATCAACAATATAGAGGAAAGTGTATCAGACAATTACAAGTTTCAAAGGAAAGGGAATGAAAACCAGTTTCGACACAGTGTTAAAGTAATTTCCAAGTTAACGGAGGCCCGTTCCTTGCTGGATACTCCTGATGTCAGCCTCTCCAAAGTAGCCGTGGCAAAAGACAAGATATCGGAAGGTATAGACTTAGTTCAAGAGCGTCAGAAGCTTATTAAGTTAGCGGATTCTTCCGAGTTAGGATGGCGTGTAGTGCAGGAATATGTTACAAATCCTATAGCAGACGATTCTGAGGACGAGAAACGTATGAATAGGGCCCAATCTAGAGCTGAAAGAAAATCTAAAGCGGAAAAGGCAAAAAAGCGTCCAAGACCAGTTCCATATAATAAAGATAGGAGCTCTGAAGACAAGAACTCAAACTACAAGCCTGGTAGATGTTTCACTTGTGGAAACAGAGGCCATTGGAGTGATAATTGTCCACAAAATAAGAAGTCAAAGATGAGTACATtcaatttattacatttaaaaaacgATTTGTTATCATCTGAATCAAAGATAAATAATGTTAGTtttgaacatacatgtaatattttacCTTCTGTCTCAATAACGAGCAAGTACGATATACAAGACAAGAATGTAACGACTGAACAGTTGTCATCTGACACTGTTTTATACTTACCTGGCACACCTGTAGGTAGATTAAAGATCAGGTTAGATAAATGGAAATTGATAACTGATAATCAATACATTCTCGACATAATCGAGAACGGTTATAAAATACCGTTTAAAACAGAACCTGATCGTATACATATTAGAAATAACAAATCTTCAATAGACAACAAAGATTTTGTTTCATCAGAAATTTTAAATCTATTGAAAAAATGCTGTATCAAAGAAGTAAGCACTATACCGTTAGTCGTTAACCCACTTACGGTAGCTTTCAACAAATCGAGTAAACCCAGACTCGTCCTTGACTGTCGTCACATAAATCCACACTTATTTAAATACAGGTTTAAATACGAAGATTGTAAAGTCGCTAGAGaattgttcaatgaaaatgatTTCATATTCAGTTACGATTTAAAATCGGCATATCATCATCTTGAGATATTTAAAGAGCATCAACAGTATTTAAGGTTTTCATGGCTGTTTGATAAtacagtaaaatattttgtgtttgctGTTTTaccctttggaatttcaaccgcagggtatattttttcaaaggttttgcGAGAAGTGGTTAAAGATTTCAGATCTCAAGGCAAGagaattataatgtttttagATGATGGTCTTGCTGGTGATAAAGATTTTGTCACTGCTTTACAGTGTAGTAAACAAGTTAAACTTCAATTAGAAGATTTGGGTTTTTTAATAGCGCATGAAAAATCGCACTGGTTTCCTTGTCAAAAATTAGATTGGCTCGGTTTCACATGGGATACAAAAAATGGTAACATATTTGTCAAGGAAGAAAGGATAgagaaattagaaaaatatttgaattttgttttatttcaagtgACTAATGGAAAGATTTTATTCAGAGCTAGATTTATAGCAAGTATTGTTGGTCAGCTTATTTCCATGCACGCCGTTTTTGGCAATGTAGTACGTAGAAATACTAGATTTCTTTATGATTGTGTTATGTCAAAAGCTAGTTGGCAAGCTTGTGTACGAATAACGCACGAAGCTTTGAGCGAATTAATGTACTGGAATCTTCACtgtagaaatataaatacagtAGGTGCTAAGATAAGCACGGTAACAGTCAATACTTTGTTTGACTGCGAGATTTTTTGTGACGCCTCAGATGTGGGCTTTGGTGGTTATATTACACCTTTTGCTGATTctcattttgagaattttgaaacaTTTGGTAATTGGACCAAACCGGAAATGGGTGAAAGTTCTACATGGAGAGAATTAGAATGTGTCAGAAGGGTATTAAAGACATTTAGTAATGTcactgaaaacaaacaaattaaaattaattccGATAACAAGAATGTTGAGcatattttgaaagtaggtAGCAAGAAATTGAAATTACAATCAATTGCTACCTCTATTGTCGATTTTTGTGAAGTTCAAAAGATTAACTTAACACCTAATTGGATACCAAGAACTGAAAATAATGATGCAGATTATCTGAGCAGAATCATGGATCATGACGATTGGGGAATAGAACCCTcaatttatcattatttgtgTCATTTATGGGACATTTGTACGGTAGACAGATTTGCTACACACTATAACTCTCAGTGTGAGAGATCTAATTCAAAAGTATGGTGTCCAGGGACAGAAGGTGTAGATGCTTTCACCCAGTTTTGGGGTAACGATGTAAACTGGCTTGTACCGCCACCTATCTTAATTACTAAAACTCTgcataaattaaaacaagataaagcaaAAGGAACACTGGTCGTTCCTGAGTGAAATTCTGCCCCTTATTGGCCTATTTTACATAGAGATGGTGAATTTTTCGATTTTGtgagaaatatttattatttaccaCAAAACAATTGTATCGTCAAGGGGGCAGGAAAAAATGGTGTTTTCAAGACAGGGTTGCTGAAATTCAGATTGATAGCTATGAGGCTAGCGTTTTGATTAAGTAATTCTATTTTGCAGGAATAGGATTGAAGCGGAATGTCGGAGCAGCTGTGGAGGCAAGCGGAGTTTCTAAAGACCATATTCTTTATGATTTAACCGGAAAGATGTCGTCATTTCTTCTCAACTCAAGAAGTAACAATACAAACAAGACATACTTTTCAAGTTTCAACAGATGGAGCGCATTTATCAAAGAACAtggttttaataatttacccGCTGCTCCTATGCACGTCGCATTGTACATAACTAATTTGATAGACAAAAACTGTTCTCCTAACGTTATTAATAGTGCTATTTATTCTTTGAAATGGGTACATGAGCTGAATGGTTTTGCTGACCCTACTGACAATTCTTTCGTTAAATCATTACAAGAATCAGCCAAGCGCTTAAATGGAAAACCTGTTAACAAAAAGGAGCCTGTTAGTATCGACATTATTATTGAACTATGTACAAAATTCAAAGATTCTAATGATTTATTAATTGTAAGAGATTTAGCAATGATAGTGTTAAGTTTTTCAGGATTTCTCCGTTTCGACGAGCTtagttctttaaaatgtaaaggCGTAACTGTTTAtgatgaatttttgaaattatttatttctcaTAGCAAAACGGACCAATATAGACAGGGTAatgaaattttgattgcaaAAGGGAAAACTATAGCATGTCCAGTCAGTATTTTCCAGAATTATATTGATTTGGCTAAATTGAACCTGAATTcagatttttacatatttcGACCTATATTTAGGCATAAGTCTATAGCTAaacttatttacaaaaataagaaaataagttaCACAGCAGCTAgagaaaatatattgaaaagacTGAAATTAATCGCACCCACGTTGAATTTGGGTTTACATTCTTTGCGTGCCGGTGGGGCGACCGCTGCTGCTAGTTCAGAAGTTAATGAACGATGCATTAAAAGGCATGGCAGGTGGAAGTCTGACAGTAGCAAAGACGGCTATATTGCCGACACTTTAGAAAAGAGACTTTCAGTATCTCAGAGTCTTGGATTATAGATTTTTTACTCATATTTCACCCCTTTCTTTGTATGTTTTCTAGCTGTCTGGGTTATCggcaatatgaatatattgttttgttttattatagccTATGTATTCAAGGGGAAAAAGGTTAAGGTAATACTTACATTTTCCCGCGTTTCAACGAATAGCGGGAAACATTTGTATTAACGATGCGTATGAATTTTCTTATTTAGTCACGTGAAAATTTTCAAGTGCGGGAAAATATTTCGAAAGCCTTCACTTTCTACCCAACAGTCGTAGTGtcaagtttatttttacatatttccgATATGTAACAATTTAGTTTAATTCATGTTTCTGATCATGGttagtggttttttttgtaacgaATTATTGTAACTCAAATTTTGTGTATACTGTCCAAGTATACCTCTGGAGACGGTCTTCCGAGCACAGGGTTTGGACGCAGGTTTCCAACTTTTTTCCACTACATATTTGGTATTTATTGTAGTTTGACCCGAGATAACTCGTTTTGGTTGGTTTTTCCTGGCCGGCGGGATCGTTGATGAAAGAGCCTTTGCTATTATTTGGTATTTAACtaaatatactacatgtatgtcatataTCAGCATCCAGTAATCATCtataattgttttgatttatttatgtatttatgctTATGAATTGTATTTTCAACTAATTAAAATCCGGTGTCCTTCAAGCTGTCTGGGTTATCggcaatatgaatatattgttttgttttattatagccTATGTATTCAAGGGGAAAAAGGTTAAGGTAATACCTGTATTTACTagccaatttagtaattacatgtatttactagttgtttcagtgattactgGTATTCACAGAtatcttttgtcatttttacagctatttaccaacttgatatttttgttttaaaattaaaattaaagatctaattcaagataccaaataataaagtaaaaagGTAGGTATTTCAGGGCTAACTTAATTAAGGATTAAGGAATATAAGGCACATCAAATGTGTATACTCTTTAGTGTTTGTGAATTGAAACTGGAACATTCATCACAAACAATTTTTCACATATAATGATATTAAGAGtcacttttaatatttctgtgcttctctcttttttttagtttctttacaCGTTTAAGCTTTAGCTTTCATACCTGCCAGTTAACATAATATTCACACTGTGGttgaagtttttaaagttttaataactGTCTCAAATATCCTTGATgtataccaaacttggacagaagtttgtttttgatcataatataatatccagaagtaaagaaTATTTCGTATATTCCTTATAAATGGACTTCTTTttttccagttaacattacacgTTACAAACACTCtgcggttaaagttttttttaaacatttataagatttCATAAACCATCCTGAATTTTAAATCTGAATACAGCGGCAACCTTCAGCTAGGAGttgaattgaaggtcacatgaatacatATTCAATGAGGTccaattattcacttgcaaatgCACTCATCAACCAGGTTTCTCAGCTTATTTGAGTAAAATAGAACCAGATTGGCTGCTAAAAGAGActtataatttacaaaataattttcattaatgatttaataaaaaaaaatcataataattttgttCATATCTCGTAGCTAAATAAATTATCCTCTAGCAAAAAGGTACATTTTAGGCTGATCACTCTTCTATAGTTAGTATCCCCATAACTTTTGATCAGCTGACCATATtacaacattgttttaacaGTTAGTAAAAAGGTGTAAAAGTTCATTctaaaattagtaattactggtaataactgggccatttcaggaattacttgtatttaATAAGTGCATTGGGGATTACAagtaattcctaaattttagtaattacatgttaTTCCTAATTTCTCCTATTTATTGTAACATATACAAAGGAACTTAAATGTCTACTAAACAACAATTTACAACTCCTGTTTTGTTCACTGTTTATATTGTATCGTAAACCACACGATCGAAACCTTGATTTCTAACTTAACATTCCAAGAAATCTTATATAACTTTCTGTCAGGTCTTTTCGGAATACTTACCTAACCAGAATTCCGAATTTACATTGCCGAATCCCTGTTTATACTCCTGCCAAGTTCTGTAGAAATCTGTTGAACCATCTATTCTTCTTTGAAATACCTTTACAttcaaacattgaaaaatataagaattacTTTATGGCACATATCTGTAGGtattgtataatttgttttataaattgtatagttgtattttattgtccCTTGTTTTATCATGAACCCGTAATTTTGCaagataaaatgaaaaagattagTACAACTTTTACAATGTACAAAGAGACAAtcaactcattttttttaaatctgagaTGAACTCTGGTGTTCTACAAGATTTAATAGACTCGGTAAAGTATCCATAATTTTACAAAGCAAAAGTAATAGTTAGGGTGTAAACTGATTTATCAgtataaaacttaaaatgttaaatgtaacATAACATCATAGATAATCATTTTGGGAAATCAGTAAGGACGATTGTAAGTCTTTCACATGCTGACAGTCAGAATTATGGTTTGAAGAGAGGATAATTGAAttaatacatattttcattttgatttaacaCAAGGTGTACCAACGGATTGCTACAACGGATTTCCCTTCCAGGAAACCGTACAAATgaaatgttatatatacatatgtacttATATTACATATTCTGACAAAATGCGTCAATGGCGTGGCATACAATAACAAactgttatattaaaaaattgttcATGTCAATGTTATTCTGAAATTTTCCTTGTTTCTAATAATACAAATttccatgataaaaaaattatcaaaaaatctAGGACCAGTCAATTTtgataacacattttttttttcgtaccAAAGTACAGGCTACTTGgatgatgataccctcggggatgtGCAGTCCCCTAGTAGAAGCATTGACTCAGTGGAAGTGATGACTTgaacggtaccaattttactGCACCAGATGAGCACTTTTGACAATTCTTGGTCGATGCTCGAAGGCAAAGTATTTAAAGATTCAAAATTTCGAATAAATTAATTGCTATTAACAATAGACGATGTTACTTTTGCTCGATTTATTCTTGatgttttgtttactgttaTGTGTTAGTTCGACTTATTCTTTGTATCATAGTATTTTTCTTAATTCATGCTTTTATCTTCCCCtatatatcaattttttgttATGATATATATTGTCTTTGTAAAAGAAAGAGGTGTGGCAATGATTTTGGCTTAAAGTGGcctttaatttcaacatttattctgaaatatcaaaaaaaacattttgattatcaaatgaatcgatttcaaaagatttaatgttaggtaaaaaaaaatcctatcatTATAGTACATAATAGGTTTTAAATACGAttaataattatgaaataagaaaaacattgGACTACAATAACATTTGagttaattaaaaatctaaaataatagGCCAATAATAGCCCTTCGTAAAACTTCTcctttcaaatattaaatttcttcaattgtttgagatttttttttatcatgattgtcaaacaaatatgattttataatcGTTATTCTATAATACAGAGACATAATTTGTGATGTGTCATGGACAGGTTATCACCAATATTAAATTAACATACTACACTATGAGAGGCCATTTTCGAATAgttatttgcaaaataaaatatgtgtttattataaaaattgtttcgTAATAAACTTTAGAATGTAAAATGTATTACCGTCCATTGATCAGAACCAGTCATTTCGCAGTATACATCGAGAGGTTGATTGTCAACATATATTGTGTAAACACCACTAGAACTTCCAACAGTAACACTACTACAGTCAGGTCCGTTGCTTGTTGGTTTTTGGCTTGTTAGTTTCTCCATTGTTGTGTCATGGTTTGTTGTTCGTTCGCTTGTTGTGACACTGAGGGTGGCTCTTTCGCTCGTTATGGCATTCTTTGTTGTCTTTTCGCTTGTGATTTCAGAGACTGTTGTTTCGTAATCTTCAGTTTTATCTATGATTTAACACAAGAACGtgaaattatgatatttatGCAGAATGAACTCTTAAAATACTTACTCAGAGACAGTTTACATGTCACATATTTCTGTCCGTTGTGAGCTTCTAAataacaggttttttttctatttgattaaaaatgttttgttgttcaGTGAGTAATTGTGAAAAACCTCATCATTCTGaaagactttttaaaattgttctcTTATTGTCATGTGGATATATTATCATATATACACACACGGGCGCAGGTAAATATAAAAACCACAATAAAAAGACAATGCTTAaatgtaacaaatataatataaagaaaacataactATTCGAATTTCGTCTAAGTATAGTTTATCCAACGTCTCCTTAAATTTTATCATAGAAAATTAAGCttgcataaaatatattaattatagTTACAACTTGTGCTtggtgcttttttttatttttacactctattcaaaatgtattgttttctaTCTGCGATATTTAGTCAGGATACACAATTTAACTGATAATGTCGTGTTCTATTTTTCGACACCAATTTTACAAAGTTTACAAACTTTCAATTTGATAATTGCGTAAAATAGAATGCAGTGAAACAGGTAACATGTATTTTACTGTGATGTTTGAGTCCCAACTTCGTGGCCATTTTATTTAGAGTTCTTGTGGCTTTGTCACATTATCGAAGGATGCAAAGATACCTATGACATAGTTTAGAGTTTTAAATttgcacatttttatttagaccCTTCTTTGTTGTTAAATTCTAAATGTGTTTACGATGTATTTCGAAAAAAGTGAGTAAaatgtaacataaaatacataTCATTGAAATATATGACAACCTTATGAACAATCGAAGAATGGGTGTCTTTTAGGTAAAACTTATTTCGGAATTCCGTGTTTACTTACATGATACTTTTCTGACGAATGTTGCATTCTGGGATGGGACACATTCAGGAAAACAAGCATGGTCTAGAAAACATTCTCCAGTTTGTTTATCAAAACCAGAAGAACAACATGATTGATGATGTACACACAACGCGGCACATATTACACCAGATTTCACTTTTCGGACTTCAACAGATGAATAGTTTGAAGAACAAATATGTAAAGGCTTGTCTGCTACAAAACGTTGAGTTTTGATATCCATTCCATAGCTAAGTGTGAATACTACACCGTAAATGTATAACCTTAAAGAATCAACCATGATGCTGGACTTAACTGGAATGAAGATGGATATTATCACATTTTTTCAGTCAATATTTTTGTCGTGATAGTAACTAAAATTCACGATTGAAACTTTGATGATATTTGCGGTGTTTattgacaaattttttttaacacatgcATTATACTTGGTGAAGTTCTAAAGCGTATTGTAATATTTTGActagaatataaatacatacctTGGCAActaaaatgttttccttttgcgggcaatattttacagaataagATCTCAAAAAcctttataatatttgtatataaaggAAACAATATTTCTATATGTGGAAATTCTTTTTTGTCCGGTAAGAACATTGTCATTCTACTaaacaatacatttatttatttcaaagaaaagtTATCCGACATAAAATTGATCactaacataaaataaatatgtgacacaataaaaaatttaaacaatataatttaaattgcaTACGTCCGAagtgcctttttgtgtttccttGTTACATATGACGCAGCTTTGTACATATACATCCCATTATTGTGCTAtggttattttttgtataactGTCTTTCAATTTTGCTAACGTAAATTGACTTGATGGCTTTTTAAATgtctttgttacatatgacgtggctctttACTTAAACATCCCGTTGTTGTACgatagaaaatgtttaaattcttgtctttcatttttgctaatgtacTTTGTCTATAAACGTTTTAGTGTTtctaacatatttgtttgttttcataatgATCGAAATAATAACACTATGTTGACTGCTGTTCCCctttttattgacatttctaCCTAtaatattatgtctgtttgttttgttcacacatcattatcaatataatggaattttataagACAGTCTGTCAAGTTAGAGGTTTATCtcgttataaaaccaggtttattcaaccattttctacaaaagaaaattactgaacaaagccaggaatatgaaagatgtaatccattcgtttggtgtgtttgagatTGTGATATTaccatttgattacggacttcccgttttggattttcctcagagtatttttgttattttcctttttatataaagatacatagataataaaaataaatctctGGATTACTATCCTACTATGTAACGGTCTCGTGATAATTAATATCTTATACATTAACAAGACACAATACTCTTCAGATAAAAAATCTGTGCATTTTGCATTTTGTATATCTTTAAATGtttgttcaacatgttcaaactTGTACGTGCTAGgaattaatgattttattcaccat from Mytilus trossulus isolate FHL-02 chromosome 8, PNRI_Mtr1.1.1.hap1, whole genome shotgun sequence includes the following:
- the LOC134727832 gene encoding uncharacterized protein LOC134727832 → MSAMMDSRLNRLQSNIQQSQFDISNAQINNIEESVSDNYKFQRKGNENQFRHSVKVISKLTEARSLLDTPDVSLSKVAVAKDKISEGIDLVQERQKLIKLADSSELGWRVVQEYVTNPIADDSEDEKRMNRAQSRAERKSKAEKAKKRPRPVPYNKDRSSEDKNSNYKPGRCFTCGNRGHWSDNCPQNKKSKMSTFNLLHLKNDLLSSESKINNVSFEHTCNILPSVSITSKYDIQDKNVTTEQLSSDTVLYLPGTPVGRLKIRLDKWKLITDNQYILDIIENGYKIPFKTEPDRIHIRNNKSSIDNKDFVSSEILNLLKKCCIKEVSTIPLVVNPLTVAFNKSSKPRLVLDCRHINPHLFKYRFKYEDCKVARELFNENDFIFSYDLKSAYHHLEIFKEHQQYLRFSWLFDNTVKYFVFAVLPFGISTAGYIFSKVLREVVKDFRSQGKRIIMFLDDGLAGDKDFVTALQCSKQVKLQLEDLGFLIAHEKSHWFPCQKLDWLGFTWDTKNGNIFVKEERIEKLEKYLNFVLFQVTNGKILFRARFIASIVGQLISMHAVFGNVVRRNTRFLYDCVMSKASWQACVRITHEALSELMYWNLHCRNINTVGAKISTVTVNTLFDCEIFCDASDVGFGGYITPFADSHFENFETFGNWTKPEMGESSTWRELECVRRVLKTFSNVTENKQIKINSDNKNVEHILKVGSKKLKLQSIATSIVDFCEVQKINLTPNWIPRTENNDADYLSRIMDHDDWGIEPSIYHYLCHLWDICTVDRFATHYNSQCERSNSKVWCPGTEGVDAFTQFWGNDVNWLVPPPILITKTLHKLKQDKAKGTLVVPE
- the LOC134682015 gene encoding uncharacterized protein LOC134682015; translation: MSSFLLNSRSNNTNKTYFSSFNRWSAFIKEHGFNNLPAAPMHVALYITNLIDKNCSPNVINSAIYSLKWVHELNGFADPTDNSFVKSLQESAKRLNGKPVNKKEPVSIDIIIELCTKFKDSNDLLIVRDLAMIVLSFSGFLRFDELSSLKCKGVTVYDEFLKLFISHSKTDQYRQGNEILIAKGKTIACPVSIFQNYIDLAKLNLNSDFYIFRPIFRHKSIAKLIYKNKKISYTAARENILKRLKLIAPTLNLGLHSLRAGGATAAASSEVNERCIKRHGRWKSDSSKDGYIADTLEKRLSVSQSLGL